A single Suricata suricatta isolate VVHF042 chromosome 2, meerkat_22Aug2017_6uvM2_HiC, whole genome shotgun sequence DNA region contains:
- the GDF2 gene encoding growth/differentiation factor 2 encodes MCFGALRAALPVLLLLACSAQGKPLESRGRLLAGGDPHHWLGGPGGEPEGGTFDLRMFLENMKVDFLRSLNLSGVPSQDKTRAEPPQYMIDLYNRYTTDKSTTPASNIVRSFSVEDAISISATENFPFQKHILLFNISIPRHEQITRAELRLYVSCQNHVDSSHELKGNMAIYDVLDGADAWDASTGTKTFLVSQDIRDEGWETFEVSSAVKRWVRADSTKSKNKLEVTVESHRKGCDQLDISVPPGSKNLPFFVVFSNDRSNGTKETRLELREMIGHEQESMFKKLSKNGPREAGGNKDEDGEGHTAPGSSLTRRKRSAAANNHCQKTSLRVNFEDIGWDSWIIAPKEYDAYECKGGCFFPLADDVTPTKHAIVQTLVHLKFPMKVGKACCVPTKLSPISILYKDDMGVPTLKYHYEGMSVAECGCR; translated from the exons ATGTGCTTCGGGGCGCTTAGGGCGGCCCTCCCTGTGCTCCTCCTGCTGGCCTGCTCCGCGCAGGGGAAGCCACTGGAGAGCCGGGGGCGCTTGTTGGCGGGGGGAGACCCCCACCACTGGCTAGGGGGGCCCGGAGGTGAGCCGGAGGGGGGCACCTTCGACCTGAGGATGTTTCTGGAGAACATGAAGGTGGATTTCCTGCGCAGCCTCAACCTGAGTGGGGTCCCTTCCCAGGACAAAACCCGAGCCGAGCCACCGCAGTACATGATCGACCTGTACAACAGATACACCACCGACAAGTCGACCACCCCCGCGTCCAACATCGTGCGCAGCTTCAGCGTGGAAG ATGCCATCTCCATCTCAGCCACAGAAAACTTTCCCTTCCAGAAGCACATCTTGCTCTTCAACATCTCCATTCCCAGGCATGAGCAGATCACCAGGGCTGAGCTCCGACTCTATGTCTCCTGTCAAAATCACGTAGACTCTTCTCATGAGCTGAAAGGCAACATGGCCATTTATGATGTTCTGGATGGAGCAGATGCCTGGGATGCTTCTACAGGAACTAAGACATTCTTGGTGTCCCAGGACATTCGGGACGAGGGCTGGGAGACCTTTGAGGTCTCCAGTGCTGTGAAGCGGTGGGTCAGAGCTGACTCCaccaagagcaaaaataaactggaagTGACTGTGGAGAGTCACAGGAAGGGCTGTGACCAACTGGATATCAGTGTTCCCCCAGGCTCCAAAAACCTGCCCTTCTTTGTGGTCTTCTCTAATGACCGCAGCAATGGGACCAAAGAGACCAGGCTGGAGCTCAGGGAGATGATCGGCCATGAACAGGAGAGTATGTTCAAGAAGTTGTCCAAGAATGGTCCAAGAGAAGCAGGTGGCAACAAGGATGAGGACGGGGAAGGTCACACAGCCCCAGGGTCATCTTTAACCAGACGGAAGAGGAGTGCCGCGGCCAACAACCACTGTCAGAAGACCTCCCTGAGGGTGAACTTTGAGGACATTGGCTGGGACAGCTGGATCATTGCACCCAAGGAGTATGATGCCTACGAATGTAAAGGTGGCTGCTTCTTCCCCCTGGCTGATGATGTGACCCCCACGAAGCATGCCATTGTGCAGACCCTGGTGCATCTCAAGTTCCCCATGAAAGTGGGTAAGGCCTGCTGCGTGCCCACCAAACTGAGCCCCATCTCCATCCTCTACAAGGATGACATGGGGGTCCCCACCCTCAAGTACCACTATGAAGGGATGAGCGTGGCAGAGTGTGGGTGCAGGTAG